The region TTCGCCGCCGACTACGGCGTGAGCCGTTTTCCCGTGATCGAGGCTTACGACCGGCTGGTGTCGCTCGGCTATGTGAACTCGCGCCACGGTTCGGGTTTCTACGTCGCCGACCGCCAGCCCACAGGCACACATTGCGCGGGCTCCTCGGACCCGCGCCGCGCCGAGGACGAATCGGGGCACATCCTCCAGCAGTTCAACCACCAAGGTGAGACGCTCAAGCTCGGCAGCGGCTTCATTCCCGATGCGTGGCGCGACACGGAGAGCCTCGCGCAGGCGATCCGCCACGTGTCGCGCACCGACATCGCGAGCATGGTCGATTACGCGACTCCGCTCGGCAATCTGACCTTGCGCGAACATCTGCAAAGCCGCATCGGTCAACTGGGGATTCAAGCGGACGCCTCGCAGATTCTGATCACCAACGGCGCGAGTCAGGCGCTCGATCTGCTGATGCGCTACATGCTCAAAGCCGGCGACACGATGTTCGTGGAGGACCCCGGCTACTACAACCTGTATGGCCTGCTGAAGCTGCACGGCGTGAAGCTGATCGGCATTCCGCGCACCCGCAACGGCCCCGATCTCGACGTGCTGCAGGCGCAGTTGCAAGTGCATCGGCCGAAGCTGATGTTCATCAACACGGTGTTCCACAATCCGACCGGCACCACGGTCGCGCCGCCGGTCGCGTTCCGGTTGCTGCAACTGGCGCGCGAACACGGTTTCACGATCATCGAAGACGACATCTACGCCGACTTCCAGACCGACGTCACCGACCGTCTCGCGACCCTCGACCAGCTCGACCATGTGATCTATGTGGGCGGCTTGTCGAAGACGCTGTCGTCCTCGCTGCGAATCGGCTGTGTGGTGGCGAGCCACGCGATCATCAAGGATCTGGTCGACATCAAGATGCTGACCAGCATCGGCGGTTCGCGCTTTGCCGAGGCGGTCGCCGTGTCGCTGCTGGAGCGCGGCGCGTACCGCAAATATCTGGAGCGCCTGCGCCGCCGCATGCGCGACGCGCTCGGCTCGACCATCCTGACACTCGAAGATGCCGGCTGGGAGGTGTTCGAAAAACCCGTCGGCGGCAAGTTCGTATGGGCGCGCGTACCGCACGTCGACAACGCCGAACGGCTGGTTGCATGCGGCGCGCCGCTCGGTGTGACGGTGGTGCCCGGCAGCTATTTCCGGCCCAACATGGAAGTCAGCCCGTGGATCAGGATTCACGCGGCGTTCGGCAACGAGCCGCGCGCGCAGGCATTTTTCCATGCTGCCGCGGCGTTGCCTGCTTCGGTCTGAGCGGCTCATTCTGCGTTCGGGCTGATCGTCAACACGGTGCTGGTGGGGCTGACCATGGCGAGCTTCGCGCTCACCAGCGCCGACCCGCAACGGGGCGCGGGTCGCACCACTGAAGTGCGAATCATCGTATTCGCGCCCGCGCTGGCGCACAATCGCCGTACTAACCGTGGTCACCGAGCGCGCACAGTGTGTTTCCAATCGCGCACAGTTCTTGCTCACCTATCCTGTAAACTCACAATTTACGTGTGCTTGACTCATGTCGAGCATGCGCGCGCACCGCCACCTCCACACGACTGACATGATGAGCATGATCGAACTCGATCCTCCCGGCTTCCAGCCGCCGCGCCCGATGGCCGGCGACGAAGGCTCCCGGCGCACCGTTCTGTACGGCGGCTACACCGTTTTCAGCGTGTTCCAGCCGGTTTTCTCGGTGTCGCACCGGCGCGCGATCGGTTATCACGCTTCACTGCGCGCACACGACGAGCATGCGCTGCAAGTGCCGTCGCACGAGGTTTTCAACCAGGCGGCGCGGCGCGGCGACCTGCTGGAACTCGGGCGGCTCGCCGAATCGCTGCATCTGGGCAATTTCAATGCATTCGACAGCCATGACGAATGGCTTTTCCTGAGCCTGCACCCGGCGGCACTGATGGACACCAGTTACGGCGACGCACTGCTCGCCGGCCTCAAGGCGCTGGGCCTGCCGCCGCAACGGGTGGTGCTGGAAGTGTCCGAGCAGGCAGGCGGTGAAACCACGCGCTTCGCCGCCATCATCGACGCGTTGCGCAAATCCGGCTTCCTGATCGCGCTAGACGGCTTCGGCGCGAAGCACTCGAACATCGATCGCGTGTGGAATCTGCGTCCGGACATCGTCACGCTCGACCGCTGCATCCTCGCTCAAGCGAGCGAGCATTCGCATATCGAACGCGTGCTGCCGGGCCTCGTCTCGCTGCTGCACGAATCCGGCCAACTCGTGCTGATGGGCGGCCTGAGCACCGAACGCGATGCGCTGATCGCGCTCGAATGCAACGTCGACTTCGTGCAGGGCGCGTTCTTCGCGGGCCCGAGCGTCGAGCCGGTGAAACCGCAAGCGGCGGCCGGCTTGATGGACTCGCTCTCCGCGGCGCTGCGCGAACGGGTCGCTGCGCGCCAACGCGCACAGTCCGCGCGGCTTGCTCCCTATGTCACGGCGCTGGAAACGGCGGCTGCCCAACTCGTGGCCGGGGAGTCGGTGACCCAGGCGACCGCGCCACTCCTTGCGCTCGGCGAAACGGCACGCTGCTTCGTGCTCGACGGTTCCGGCCGGCAGATCGGCGACAACGTGCTGCCACCGGGTCGTACTTCGCAACGCGCCAAGCGCTTCCGGCCGTTGCTGCACTCGCAAGGCGCGAGTTGGGAACGCCGGCCGTACTTCATTCAGGCAATGCGCGTGCCCGGCCAGGTGCACCTCACGCCGCCCTACCTGTCGATCAACGAAGCGCACTTGTGCGTGACGGCCTCGATCGCCGCGCATACGCCGCACGGCACGCAGGTGCTATGCGTCGATATCAACTGGGAAGTCGCTGCGCATCGTAATTGAGGCAAGTGTGTTCTGCTGGAACACAAAAGCTGATCACCTCCGCTGGAATCGCTATCATGGTCGCGATTCGTCGAATTTGACGATCGCTTCAATGGAGATATTCATGGCGTCATCCAACGAAACCGTCAGCATGGCGCTATTCTGCGACTTCGAAAACGTTGCGCTCGGCGTGCGCGACGCGAAGTACGACAAGTTCGACAT is a window of Paraburkholderia phytofirmans OLGA172 DNA encoding:
- a CDS encoding PLP-dependent aminotransferase family protein, with the protein product MKLDIQLDRDNGVPLTEQIVTGITAWIRSRIAHPGSKLPSIRQFAADYGVSRFPVIEAYDRLVSLGYVNSRHGSGFYVADRQPTGTHCAGSSDPRRAEDESGHILQQFNHQGETLKLGSGFIPDAWRDTESLAQAIRHVSRTDIASMVDYATPLGNLTLREHLQSRIGQLGIQADASQILITNGASQALDLLMRYMLKAGDTMFVEDPGYYNLYGLLKLHGVKLIGIPRTRNGPDLDVLQAQLQVHRPKLMFINTVFHNPTGTTVAPPVAFRLLQLAREHGFTIIEDDIYADFQTDVTDRLATLDQLDHVIYVGGLSKTLSSSLRIGCVVASHAIIKDLVDIKMLTSIGGSRFAEAVAVSLLERGAYRKYLERLRRRMRDALGSTILTLEDAGWEVFEKPVGGKFVWARVPHVDNAERLVACGAPLGVTVVPGSYFRPNMEVSPWIRIHAAFGNEPRAQAFFHAAAALPASV
- a CDS encoding EAL domain-containing protein, whose protein sequence is MSMIELDPPGFQPPRPMAGDEGSRRTVLYGGYTVFSVFQPVFSVSHRRAIGYHASLRAHDEHALQVPSHEVFNQAARRGDLLELGRLAESLHLGNFNAFDSHDEWLFLSLHPAALMDTSYGDALLAGLKALGLPPQRVVLEVSEQAGGETTRFAAIIDALRKSGFLIALDGFGAKHSNIDRVWNLRPDIVTLDRCILAQASEHSHIERVLPGLVSLLHESGQLVLMGGLSTERDALIALECNVDFVQGAFFAGPSVEPVKPQAAAGLMDSLSAALRERVAARQRAQSARLAPYVTALETAAAQLVAGESVTQATAPLLALGETARCFVLDGSGRQIGDNVLPPGRTSQRAKRFRPLLHSQGASWERRPYFIQAMRVPGQVHLTPPYLSINEAHLCVTASIAAHTPHGTQVLCVDINWEVAAHRN